From Hydractinia symbiolongicarpus strain clone_291-10 chromosome 11, HSymV2.1, whole genome shotgun sequence, the proteins below share one genomic window:
- the LOC130613624 gene encoding uncharacterized protein LOC130613624 yields MSNYWPCGMPERTCAGSDLMAFTVTNCLWSVGKGSIQFRKVAGDMFRNCLSPAQFTMKQNCTGDSIYRVFTEHLSSQNRGKLFHPSVSNEINHLPNTVCIPVCIPMWRPVVQCSSISGGLGADIQFVCKRCKGEIIENEVFPALMMYNSGSLEIVENFCYLGDMLGSEGGIGRSVTCRIGSAWKKFRELLPLLTSRVLSIEVKGRLYEACVRSVMLYGSETWAVKQEDLDRLERNDMRMVRWMCTASLRDRKSSDELRSRLSIRRIKDVIQIRRLNWLGHLERMEEDNWVRKCRDCIVPGAKPRGRPRKTWQEVIRTALIQRKLSLDLTQSRSDWKRVINIPRPTHASMENGR; encoded by the exons ATGTCCAACTACTGGCCTTGTGGTATGCCAGAAAGAACATGTGCTGGCTCAGATTTGATGGCATTTACCGTAACAAATTGTTTATGGTCAGTTGGAAAAGGCTCAATCCAATTTAGAA aagtcgccggtgacatgtTTCGAAATTGCTTGTCACCGGCACAGTTCaccatgaagcaaaactgtacggGAGACTCAATTTATAGAGTCTTCACAGAACATCtctcctcacaaaaccgagg GAAATTATTCCATCCATCAGTTTCGAATGAAATAAACCACCTGCCAAATACTGTGTGCATTCCTGTGTGCATTCCCATGTGGAGACCTG TAGTtcagtgcagtagtattagtggaggGTTaggagctgacatacagtttgtatgcaagcgttgcaaaggtgagattatagagaatgaagtatttccagctttaatgatgtacaacagtggctcgttagagatagttgagaacttctgttacttaggtgatatgttgggcagtgaagggggtattggtagaagtgttacttgcaggataggttctgcttggaaaaagttcagagagttacttcctttgttgactagcagagtcctgtcaattgaggtaaaaggtaggttgtatgaggcctgtgtaagaagtgttatgttgtacggtagtgagacatgggcagtgaagcaggaagatcttgaccgtttagaaaggaatgatatgagaatggttaggtggatgtgtactgccagtctgagagacagaaagagttcagatgagctaagaagcaggctaagtatccgtagaattaaagatgttatccagataagaagattgaattggctggggcacttggaaagaatggaggaggataattgggtaagaaagtgtagagactgcatagttcctggggcaaagcccagaggcagaccgagaaagacttggcaggaggttataaggacagccttgatacagaggaagttgagtttagatctaacacagtctagatcagattggaagagggtcattaatataccccgtccaacccatgctagcatggaaaacggacgttaa
- the LOC130613954 gene encoding E3 ubiquitin-protein ligase MYLIP-like produces MARTIKVTPGQQKIWCIVTQRNDISFSFKFKEDAKGQDVMDEVCDRLGIVEKDYFGLQYTNSRGEIHWLNMRNRISRQMSKPEPYSMLFCVKFYVPLHHLLQESSRHQFFLNVKYDLLCGRYHPPEETLIRLHALLAQAEAGKFRENHISYNPSRMSCWSPETRSKIILEHCKLNDMSTENAEYYCLKEVADLEDYGMEYYHVKSEDNTKSMLFGIGIDCLKIERSNDVIQRVPYTCLHMATHSGKTVKVDIYITDIGDIDSVIYRLNSKEAACALYRSITEHHAFYRCDSVRPAVKEQVARDFFDTVLSWFHDDNNLDQNYIFDTERTCREAYDNARRILYNFGATTAAAMTCQSDSHNSKIFSKEESVLEDEITNLTDTLHLYKESFNCPVCRDTIVDTVLQCGHLVCSMCSGYCEKCPLCRAQITAKTKCYLPVNLNGDTVEKLDDDTCGKSEQKVEVLESAM; encoded by the exons ATGGCACGGACTATAAAAGTTACACCTGGTCAACAAAAGATATGGTGCATTGTTACTCAAAGAAATgacatttctttttcttttaaatttaaagaagaTGCGAAAGGCCAGGACGTCATGGACGAg GTGTGCGATCGATTAGGTATAGTAGAAAAAGATTATTTTGGTCTTCAATACACCAATTCTAGAGGAGAAATACATTGGCTAAATATGCGTAATCGCATAAGTCGACAAATGAGTAAGCCTGAGCCCTACTCAATGTTGTTTTGTGTCAAATTCTATGTACCACTTCATCATTTGTTACAAGAATCATCAAG ACATCAATTTTTCTTAAATGTGAAATATGATTTACTTTGTGGAAGGTATCACCCTCCTGAAGAGACATTAATTAGATTGCATGCTTTATTGGCTCAGGCTGAAGCTGGAAAATTTCGTGAAAATCATATTAGTTATAATCCCTCAAGGATGTCATGTTGGAGTCCTGAAACTCGATCAAAGATTATTCTTGAACACTGCAAATTAAATGACATGTCAACAGAGAATGCAGAGTATTACTGTCTAAAGGAAGTTGCTGACCTTGAAGATTATGGTATGGAGTATTATCATGTTAAATCAGAAGATAATACTAAATCTATGTTATTTGGCATTGGAATTGATTGCCTGAAAATTGAACGCAGCAATGATGTAATTCAAAG GGTTCCTTACACGTGTCTTCACATGGCTACACACTCTGGTAAAACTGTTAAAGTTGATATTTACATTACGGACATAGGTGATATTGACAGTGTAATATATAGATTGAATAGCAAAGAAGCTGCTTGTGCATTATATCGATCGATCACAGAACATCATGCATTTTATCGATGTGATAGTGTTCGACCTGCTGTAAAGGAACAAGTTGCAAGAGATTTCTTCGACACTGTTTTGTCTTGGTTTCATGATGATAACAATTTAGATCAGAACTATATTTTTGATACGGAAAGGACTTGTAGAGAAGCTTATGACAATGCAAGAAGGATTTTATATAACTTTGGTGCCACTACTGCTGCTGCTATGACTTGTCAAAGTGATAGCCATAATTCTAAAATCTTTTCTAAAGAGGAATCTGTTCTTGAAGACGAAATAACAAACTTAACAGATACACTACATTTGTATAAGGAATCGTTTAATTGCCCAGTGTGTCGTGACACAATTGTTGACACTGTACTGCAATGTGGGCATCTTGTTTGCTCTATGTGCAGCGGATATTGTGAAAAATGTCCACTATGCAGGGCACAGATAACTGCAAAAACGAAATGTTATTTACCAGTAAACCTTAATGGCGACACAGTTGAGAAGCTTGATGACGACACATGCGGAAAGAGTGAACAAAAAGTAGAAGTTTTGGAAAGTGCAATGTGA
- the LOC130613952 gene encoding dynein regulatory complex subunit 4-like, which yields MPPKKGKKKKSAKAKAPTIVDGISTEEMSKEQLEEYIVRLREELDREREERNYFQLERDKVNTFWEITKRQLDEKKADLRNKEREEEEAEERHQVEIKVYKQKVKHLLYEHQNNITELKAESAVAIKLAQDEHKGKESDLRKDKRSLKVELKEQELSNEDVIKSLLRGKDEEITTLRNDFERQANEIEAKYEKKMRTLRDELELRRKTEIHEIEERKNGQINTLMKNHEKAFSDIKNYYNDITLNNLALINSLKEQVEEMRKKEERLEKQMNEVMAENRKLIEPLQKAKEEVQELHKQLSNYEKDKASLQSAKARLRVQEDELKKLQWEHEVLRQRFEQTQKERDELYNKFVRAIHEVQQKGNFKNLLLEKKLTVITDTLEKKEAQLNEVLSASNLDPTALVVVTRKLEDVLDSKNSAIKDLQYELARVCKAHNDLIRTYEAKLRSFGVPTEELGFQPLQSNVTGQQLGKGTAGLVAQPT from the exons ATG CCGccgaaaaaaggaaaaaagaaaaaatcagcaAAAGCAAAAGCTCCAACTATTGTAGATGGAATCAGTACTGAGGAAATGAGTAAAGAGCAG CTTGAAGAGTATATTGTACGCCTCAGAGAAGAACTCGATCGAGAGCGGGAAGAGAGAAATTATTTTCAGCTTGAAAGAGATAAAGTCAACACATTTTGGGAAATTACCAAGCGACAATTAGATGAAAAAAAAGCTGATTTACGTAATAAAGAACGAGAAGAAGAAGAGGCTGAAGAGCGACATCAAGTGGAAATTaaagtatataaacaaaaagtcaAACATCTCCTCTATGAGCATCAAAACAATATTACTGAACTAAAAGCAGAGA GTGCTGTTGCAATAAAACTTGCACAGGATGAACATAAAGGTAAAGAATCTGATCTTCGAAAAGATAAGCGAAGCCTTAAAGTAGAACTTAAAGAACaagaactttcaaatgaagaTGTTATCAAGTCTTTACTGCGA GGTAAAGATGAAGAAATAACCACACTCAGAAACGACTTTGAAAGACAAGCAAACG AGATTGAGGCGAAGTATGAGAAAAAGATGAGAACTTTACGTGATGAACTTGAGTTGCGAAGGAAAACAGAAATTCATGAAATAGAGGAGAGGAAAAATGGCCAGATAAATACATTAATGAAGAATCATGAAAAGGCATTCAgtgatataaaaaattattacaatgaCATAACGTTGAATAATTTGGCACTTATCAATTCACTGAAG GAACAAGTTGAAGAGATgcgtaaaaaagaagaaaggctTGAGAAACAAATGAATGAAGTTATGGCAGAGAATCGTAAATTAATCGAACCTCTTCAAAAAGCTAAAGAAGAAGTACAGGAGTTACACAAACAA CTATCAAACTATGAAAAAGACAAAGCTTCTTTGCAG AGTGCGAAAGCTCGACTGCGAGTACAAGAGGACGAACTAAAGAAATTACAGTGGGAACACGAAGTGTTGCGACAAAGATTTGAACAGACACAAAAAGAACGAGATGAACTGTACAATAAATTTGTCCGAGCTATTCACGAAGTTCAGCAGAAAGGAAATTTCAAAAATCTACTTCTTGAAAAGAAGTTGACAGTTATTACAGACACTCTTGAGAAAAAG GAGGCTCAATTAAATGAAGTTTTGTCTGCGTCCAATCTCGATCCTACAGCTTTGGTTGTTGTCACTAGAAAACTCGAG GACGTGTTGGATTCAAAGAACAGCGCTATAAAAGATTTACAATATGAACTTGCACGCGTGTGTAAG GCGCATAACGACTTGATACGAACATACGAAGCCAAACTTCGATCGTTTGGAGTCCCTACAGAAGAACTTGGTTTCCAGCCCCTCCAGAGTAACGTTACTGGACAACAGCTTGGAAAAGGAACAGCAGGTTTGGTCGCTCAACCGACGTGA
- the LOC130613625 gene encoding uncharacterized protein LOC130613625, whose amino-acid sequence MFYDSVEFVSQNFNSSYFSLFHLNISSLSKHFNDLTYLLSDLNFNFSAIGITETGLQSKSPSLNCNLNGYTFIHTPSESIKGGALLYISDKLSCSSRPDLDQLCYISHQLESVFVEVIHPKGKNYIIGCIYKHPHMDLHDFNMNHLTPILSKTTSENKNIFLMGDFNANLLLSDSNPDISDFLDSIFSFSLAPSILLPTRITENTSTLIDNIFHDPFELNCKSGNIISSISDHFPQFLIINKQHVLPPPPTKRSPIPDWNKFNQELFSQKISAIDWNELLCLNELDPSKSFDIFHTFVNNYINECVPLKKSFTRNNTNSHKEWITTGILTSIRKRDALHKQFIKEKDPFIKSLLHTSFKKYRNKLVTLCRISKSNFYKQFFIKNKNNSKAIWDGVRSIISLRSAKSPTPSCLNINNNLTTDPLTISNSFNSCFSSIADNLRKSIPPSFKHFSSYLKNPTANSIFFRPTNDLEVLDFPIAKLINLSFSTGIYPSSLKIAKVIPVYKKGSNVELCNYRPISLLSNIDKIFEKLIFNRLYNFFSMNNTIFPDQFGFRKKFSTSHALLNITQKIMEAIDNGLLVCGVFIDLQKAFDTVDHEILIKKLYHYGIRGVPLSLLRSFLTNREQFVFINNSSSSHKPIRHGVPQGSVLGPLLFLLYINDLHTAIKHSMVHLFADDTNLLNISNDTVKYLGITLDSNLSWKSQINITISNLKKSNGALAKARHFVPKCVLRQIYFAIFYSQIQYCSLVWGQKSSLTRRIEILQNHAIRIISFSTFNASPTPLYGNLNLIKFSDMICIHNIIFLLNLYYKTLPISLINTFAIDFAHSHHTRAADKGFLNLPLVHSTAFVTLLTHIKSNYNFILFHPVQIPFSCLKVADRETIMMIMFIAMYHPRQITSIIAHMKRRKKAGKAAGPSGVVVIMVRADYNEWNESYIINLYKGEGDALDRGNFRGLKLTD is encoded by the exons ATGTTTTACGACTCTGTTGAATTTGTCTCTCAAAACTTTAATTCTTCCTACTTTTCCTTGTTTCATCTAAACATATCTTCCTTATCTAAACATTTTAATGATTTAACCTATCTCCTCTCTGAccttaattttaatttcagtGCTATTGGTATAACAGAAACGGGTCTTCAAAGTAAATCTCCTTCTCTGAACTGTAATCTAAATGGATATACCTTTATACATACTCCTTCAGAAAGCATTAAAGGTGGCGCTTTGTTATACATTTCTGATAAGCTCTCCTGTTCTAGTCGCCCTGACCTTGATCAACTATGTTATATAAGTCACCAACTTGAATCAGTATTTGTTGAAGTTATTCATCCTAAAGGTAAAAATTATATCATAGGTTGCATCTACAAACATCCTCATATGGACCTACATGACTTTAATATGAACCATCTTACTCCTATATTAAGCAAAACCACCTCTgagaacaaaaacatttttttaatgggAGACTTTAATGCAAATCTATTACTCTCTGATTCCAACCCTGATATTTCTGATTTTTTAGACTCTATATTTTCGTTTTCTTTAGCTCCTTCTATACTTCTTCCAACAAGAATTACAGAAAATACTAGTACTTTAATTGACAATATTTTTCATGACCCTTTTGAACTAAACTGCAAGTCTGGTAACATCATATCGTCAATATCTGACCATTTCCCACAGTTTCTTATAATAAACAAACAACACGTCTTGCCGCCTCCTCCCACAAAAAGATCTCCTATTCCAGACTGGAATAAATTTAACCAAGaattattttctcaaaaaatatctGCCATTGACTGGAATGAACTTCTTTGCTTAAATGAACTTGACCCATCTAaatcttttgatatttttcatacCTTTGTCAATAACTATATAAATGAATGTGTTCCTCTCAAAAAATCTTTTACTAGAAATAACACAAACTCTCATAAAGAATGGATCACTACTGGCATACTCACCTCTATACGCAAACGTGACGCTTTACATAAACAATTCATTAAAGAAAAAGATCCATTCATAAAATCTCTACTGCACAcatcctttaaaaaatacagaaacaAACTTGTCACTCTATGTAGAATAAGTAAAAGTAACTTCTACAAAcaatttttcatcaaaaataaaaataattcaaaagctATCTGGGATGGTGTTCGTTCCATCATTTCACTCCGGTCTGCCAAATCTCCTACTCCTTCTTGTTTAAACATTAACAATAATCTCACTACAGACCCATTAACCATATCTAATTCATTCAACAGTTGCTTCAGCTCAATTGCAGATAATTTAAGGAAATCGATTCCACCAAGCTTTAAACACTTTTCTTCGTATCTAAAAAACCCAACAgctaattcaatattttttcgcCCAACTAATGATTTAGAAGTCCTTGATT TTCCAATTGCTAAATTAATCAATCTTTCCTTTTCAACTGGTATTTATCCATCTTCTCTTAAAATTGCAAAAGTTATCCCTGTTTACAAAAAAGGCTCAAATGTCGAACTTTGCAACTATCGGCCCATATCTTTACTTTCAAACATTGACAAAATTTTCGAAAAGCTTATTTTCAAtcgtttatataattttttttctatgaacAATACTATCTTTCCAGATCAGTTTGGCTTCAGGAAAAAATTTTCTACCTCACACGCCTTACTAAACATTACTCAAAAGATTATGGAAGCTATTGACAATGGTCTTCTTGTTTGTGGTGTCTTCATTGACCTACAAAAAGCTTTCGACACTGTTGACcatgaaattttaattaaaaaactttatcactatggtATTCGTGGGGTTCCTTTATCTTTGCTGCGCTCTTTCCTAACCAACAGAGAACAATTTGTGTTTATCAATAATTCGTCATCTTCACATAAACCTATTCGTCATGGTGTTCCTCAGGGCTCTGTTCTTGGTCCACTTTTATTTCTACTCTATATTAATGATCTTCATACTGCAATTAAACATTCCATGGTCCACCTCTTTGCAGATGATACCAACCTGCTAAATATTAGTAA TGATACTGTCAAATACCTTGGTATAACTCTTGACTCAAACCTCTCCTGGAAGTCTCAAATTAACATCACCATCTCCAACCTCAAAAAATCTAATGGAGCACTTGCCAAAGCTCGTCATTTTGTTCCAAAATGTGTTCTTCGTCAAATTTATTTTGCTATTTTCTACTCCCAAATACAATATTGCTCCTTGGTATGGGGCCAAAAATCTTCTCTTACCCGTCGAATAGAAATTTTACAAAACCATGCTATCCGTATCATCTCTTTTAGTACTTTCAATGCTTCTCCTACCCCACTATACGGGAACCTTAACTTAATTAAATTCTCTGACATGATCTGTATACATAATATAATTTTCCTACTGAACCTTTATTATAAAACTCTTCCTATTAGCCTCATCAATACTTTCGCAATCGACTTCGCCCATTCCCACCACACCCGTGCTGCTGACAAAGGCTTTTTGAATCTACCTCTTGTTCATTCAACTGCGTTTG tcACTTTATTAACACATATAAAATctaattacaattttattttatttcacccAGTCCAAATTCCTTTTTCCTGCTTGAAG gtAGCCGATCGCGAAACTATCATGATGATCATGTTCATCGCGATGTATCATCCACGAcagataacttctatt ATAGCACATatgaaaagaaggaaaaaagcAGGAAAAGCAGCTGGTCCTTCGGGAGTTGTCGTTATAATGGTACGTGCTGATTATAATG AGTGGAACGAATCTTACATCATCAATTTGTACAAAGGTGAAGGGGATGCCCTTGATAGAGGGAATTTTAGAGGTCTTAAGCTTACAGATTAG